From Fusarium musae strain F31 chromosome 8, whole genome shotgun sequence:
AAAGAGAAAGCTTAACTTCCTTATCTCGCAGACTGAGCTGTACTCTCACTTCATCGGCAAGAAGATTAAGACTGATGAGGTGGAACGAAGTACCGATAACCCGGATGTCGCCAAGGACGCCCATCAGATTGACCAGCAGAAACTCGACATCGATGAACCGACAGGACCAGTTACTGGTAAGGTTACCAACTTCGAGAaccttgactttgaggagGGCAGCGAAGAGGCTCTCCGTGCTGCTGCTATGGCCAACGCTCAGAATGCCATCGCCGAAgcccagaagaaggcccGTGACTTCAACAACCAGGGTCTTGACATGGATGAAGAGGGCGAGATGAATTTCCAGAACCCTACGGGTTTGGGCGATGTCGAGATCGAACAACCGAAGCTTATCAATGCCCAACTCAAGGAATACCAGCTCAAGGGTCTCAACTGGCTTGTCAATTTATACGAGCAGGGTATCAACGGTATTTTGGCAGATGAAATGGGCCTCGGAAAGACTGTCCAGTCCATCTCTGTCATGGCTTATCTTGCTGAGAAGCACGATATTTGGGGACCCTTCCTTGTTGTTGCTCCTGCTTCTACTCTCCACAACTGGCAGCAGGAAATCGCCAAGTTCGTCCCCGAGTTCAAGATTCTACCCTACTGGGGTGGCGCCAATGATCGAAAGGTTCTCCGAAAGTTCTGGGATCGTAAGCATACGACATACCGAAAAGACGCTCCTTTCCACGTTTGTGTTACCTCGTATCAGCTGGTTGTCTCTGATGTGGCCTACTTCCAGAAAATGAGATGGCAATACATgattcttgatgaagctcaaGCCATCAAGAGCTCTCAAAGTTCTCGATGGAAAGCATTGCTCAACTTCCACTGCCGAAACCGCTTGCTTCTCACTGGTACACCCATCCAGAACAACATGCAAGAACTTTGGGCACTTCTGCATTTCATCATGCCATCGCTCTTCGACTCACACGACGAGTTCAGCGAATGGTTCTCCAAGGATATTGAGTCTCACGCACAAAGTAATACCAAGCTCAATGAGGACCAACTCAAGCGTCTGCACATGATTCTCAAGCCTTTCATGCTTCGTCGTGTCAAGAAGCATGTGCAGAAGGAGCTCGgtgacaagattgagatgGATATCTTCTGTGATCTCACCTACAGACAACGCGCATATTACAGTAATCTTCGAAACCAGATTAACATTATGGATCTCGTCGAAAAGGCTACCATGGGCGACGACCAGGATTCAGGTACACTGATGAACTTAGTCATGCAGTTCCGAAAGGTCTGTAACCATCCCGATCTCTTCGAGCGCGCTGAGGTCAACTCGCCATTTGCTTGCGCCTACTTTGCCGAGACCGCGTCGTTTGTCCGTGAGGGTGGCGAAGTTGCCGTGGGTTACTCGAGTCGCAACTTGATCGAATACGAGCTTCCTCGCCTTATCTGGAGAAATGGAGGCCGAATCAACAAGGCAGGCCCGGATAGTCAGGTTGCCGGCTGGAAGAACCGGGCACTGAACCACATGATGAATGTCTGGAGCCCAGACAACATCCGCGAGAGCTGTGATGGATCAAAGGCATTCTCATGGCTTAGGTTTGCTGACACCTCTCCCTACGAGGCTTATGAGGCCACGCACCAAAGCTTGATTGTCCGAGCTGCCAAGGAGCTTCAGAAACGCGACAGACTTGGATACATGAATGTTGCCTACACGGATACTGAAGACCAGAACTATACTCCTGCTCATGCCCTTTTCCAGATTCAGGCGCGACAGAACCGAAAGCCCCTGGCGGACATTACCAGTGAAGGTGTCTTGACCCAGTTGATGAACGTTGCCCAATCAGACTATAATGAGTCTGGTCTCGGCCGCCTGGAACCTGCTGGTAGACCCCGCGCTTCAGCGCCTCCAATCCAGGTGTCTTGCCGCAGTTGGGGCTCTGAGGCCGAACGTAGCGAAGCCTTGTTCAACGCACCAATTCGAAAGATCCTCTATGGCCCTACCTTCTTTGAGGAGAAGGCTCtcgtggagaagaagcttccCATGGAGTTATGGCCCACGCGTGAGATGCTGCCTAAGCCTGatcatgagaagaagggtttCACCAACATCTCTGTTCCTTCCATGCGGCGCTTTGTTACTGACAGTGGCAAGCTGGCTAAGCTTGATGAACTGCTGTTCAAACTCAAGAGCGAGGGCCATCGTGTACTCCTCTACTTCCAGATGACTCGCATGATCGACATGATGGAAGAGTACTTGACTTACCGCAACTACAAGTACTGCCGACTGGATGGTTCTACCAAGCTGGAAGATCGACGAGACACCGTGCACGACTTCCAGACCCGTCCTGAAATCTTCATTTTCCTTCTGTCTACTCGCGCTGGTGGTCTTGGTATCAACCTTACATCCGCCGATACTGTCATCTTCTACGACTCCGATTGGAACCCCACAATCGATTCGCAAGCCATGGATCGAGCGCATCGTCTGGGTCAGACCAAGCAGGTCACAGTCTATCGTCTCATCACGCGCGGCACAATCGAAGAGCGCATTCGTAAGAGAGCAATGCAGAAGGAAGAGGTTCAACGTGTCGTCATCCAGGGTGGTGGTGCAAGCGTTGATTTCTCTGGACGTCGTGCTCCCGAGAACCGCAACCGTGATATTGCTATGTGGCTTGCCGACGACGAACAAGCTGAGATGATCGAGCGTCGTGAAAAGGAGCTCCTCGAGTCAggcgagcttgagaagcagcagaagaagaagagtggCAAGCGACGCAAGGCCGAGAACACGGCTAGCCTGGATGAGATGTATCATGAAGGTGAGCAAAACAGTTTAACTAATGCCTTGGATTCCGAGCTAACACATCTCAGGCGAGGGTAACTTTGACGATGGATCCAAGGGCCTATCTGGTACAGCAACGCCAGCTACCGCAGCCACACCTggcgacagcgacagcaaAGGCAAGAAGGGTAGAAAGGGGACAAAGCGAGCCAAGACGGCGAAGCAAAGGTTAGCGATTGCTGATGGTATGATGGAGTAAGGGAGGCCGACAGCGCCAAATAGCAACGCTTGTAATATCAAACGCAAGACTTTAGAGCCTCACAGGCTCACGGGAAGACGAAGGGAGTTATTCATGTATCTGCTAcgttacttttttttttccttattCTTGTTGTCATGGCGAAGGAACCGTCAATAGGGGGAGTTGGAAGTGAAAATGCCGATAAACTATAGCAGGGCAGCAAAGCATCGTCTCGGAACAGAGGCAtgtattattactatagacGGAGGGTAAACAAAGTATATGTGTCTGTCGTGTGCaattgtgtgtgtgtgtctCGGCGTTTCTGTTGGTGCTGTGTGCATGAGTCGTGGTAGCGGTTCCCACCTCAACAATCATAAGCCTTATCGTCCGGTATGGTGTAGTGGCTAACATTTCGCGCTCTCATCTTCTAAGCTGAGGGATCAGTACCGCggagcccagggttcgattccctgtaccggagtttatatcttttgctggtgttgatgattcCTTTTTGCTGATTGCTGtgattgatgaggatggagatcTGGTGAATTGGGTGCTGGAGTGACTAGCAGACTGCTGTTGTTTGTCTGGCTTGTTGCTGGCTGCTTATGTTtgataactttaaatttttaatGCTGGCTGGCATAATGAAGCCGTGGCAAGAGATGGGCTTGTCTGAGGGTTGTGTTAGTTAGTTGTAATGATGGTTGCGGTAGGTTGTGTATTGTTCTCTGATCTGGTGTTGTTCTGTCCCCTCTCCTAGACCGATCTACGTAACCAACATGGGCCTTTTCCAACAAGCTGTATGTAAATGCAGTATATATGCAACGCTTTGGATAATGTCATTTTATCTCATACAGCTTCATGTGTTCAACCAATTATGTTATGTTGAGCTTACCAAGGACTCACCTGGTAGACTTCCCTGATGTCACTCAGTGATCACTAATTACTGAAATAAGGGGGACAACGTATTGCACCGATTTTGGAACCCCTATAGCTAAAACTAGATGGACATGTGTCTCATTTGAATGGCCGCAAGAAAACCTTGCTCTGCGGACCAAAGACTGTCCTGCTATGGGTTACCGATGTCGTCCATGGCCGAGGCACCTCCCCCCAGCACGATATAACACGACAAGAACGTCGCATAGAACTGACTCTGACTCTCTTTCTACATACCCTCCTGTATCATGATCCGACAACATCTTTTGACCGGAAACAGGATCAACAACTTCTACGTGTGCCACCAGCATAGGCGTGCTGGCTCTGCAACTGCCTCATATCCACACGCAACGTCGCGTACGACAACAGATAACTGCATGTTATACTCATGTCTAGCAGAGACATGCGGGATCTGCCAACGAGGACGAAACTGAATCGTGACTCCCAGCAACACCGCCATGCTGTTCTCGCCCGATTGGAGATCGAAGCTTCAACGAATCATCATCCGGTATGGTGTAGTGGCTAACATTTCGCGCTCTCAAGACCTGAGGGATTAGTTCCGCggagcccagggttcgattccctgtacCGGAGGCCTAtatcttttgcttctctggACAAACGATTCTGAAGTGATGCGGAAGAGAAATATGTTTTTGGCCATGAATGCAAAGGACGGCGACGAAACAAGAGGTGTGGAGGTAACGTAAGTATTGAGGTAAATATCATCTGACATACTTGTCCAGAAAGCAAAGATACCTGGCTACGGACAGGCCTTATTTGGTCTATGCACTTGCTTGTAGAAAAGGGACCATCGGCGAGATGTTGCCCAACAGGGATAAGGAGCGATGAAAGGATAGCAGGAATAAACAGGGGGTAACGAAGAAGCGCAGGCATAGACGTCTGAGGATACAGATATGTCGCCCCTTACCAACGCTGTAATATCTCTTGTCGCAATGATAGACGCAAATGTTATGTGATTCAGGAGGAAGTTCAAGTGTATATGAGCTTAGCATCCCACGTCGACTGAGAAACACGGCATCCTGCAGCTCAGTAATGCCATGCGGCGCAGACTCTGCTTGCTGCTGTTCAACACAGCAGGACTAATATTGTCAATGCTGCGCGCTGAATGCCGGACCCTGTGAGGAGCCAGTTAAGAGATGGGCTCCTCTTGGACAGAACTTTAGGTTGCAAGACAGAGTAAAGCGCAGTTTCCAGTGACTTTCGTATAGAGACAAGGGAGGACATGCAGGTGAGGATCTCCAGGTCTTGTTGGATACATTTTGCATATCGCTTGCAAGCTGTGCGTCAAGGCAAATGCCATGTTCACGACTAGACGAAATTACGGAAAGATACAGAGTGCTCGGACAAGGGGGATAGGATAGCCGGAGCTGTccgtgatggtgatgaagttgatggaggagttgagtttggagttcatacctacctagtggGGCGAGAACTCAATTCATAACTCCGAAACATGGCTGCTTAGATGCAGGTCCCCTCGCAATTACTTGCGAGATTTACCTACAGACTGGGTACCTGTCCCTCATTTCTTGCCTGTAACATGCTTGCTCCTCCATCTGTTTCTCGGTATATCAATGACACCAATTGCCAACCAGATTCTCGCCAGCTCCTCCAACGTCTATCCCCGCCCGCACTGATATCTATCGACAAAAAGAgagcatgcatgcatgatgcTGCTGACCTGACGCTATCATCCATCAAGGCGCTCACGCGGACAGCAAAAAGAGACTCCGgtacagggaatcgaaccctgggctccGCGGTACTTGATCTCTCAGGTTATGAGAGCGCGAAATGTTAGCCACTACACCATACCGGACGATAAGGCTTATGATACAGGGGTCTGAGAATGTCGCTTAGATTCGCCATTGCTCGAAGACACAGAACGCAGAACGCAGTCACTATTGTTACAGACCAATTTCCCTCTGTCACCTGGGATGAGACAGCTTCCTTGATAATGGGACTCTCGAATCGGGGTTTAAGCTTAAAtgttaactttaaataatgtGATAACGATTGCTTGACTCCTTATTCATCGTCTAATGATAACACATAATCTGCGAGAGAACAATGCGGCAAGCCGGACCTCAACTGGACTGGGAACTCGGCCACTGACGCTTCAAGCAGGAgagtcttcgtcttcaaatTGAACTGTGGGTCTTCCATCACATAACTAAAATGTTCAGCAAggaaaagaataataagacCTTCTGAGATGAAAGTACAGCCGAAATTGGCTGGATGAGCTTTGCACTGCGAATGAGGACTTGTCCGAGTATTACTACGCAACAACTATCAAGCAGCCCTCCTCGATCGAGACCAATGCAAGAGTGAGTCTCGAGAAAAGGATTGATGATAAACTTGAAGTattcgagaaggagatcgtGGCGGAACAGACGAAACTTGTCATATATATTCATGGTAAGACGCAACCAACGCCTGAATGGATATAAGGACAACTCTGAACCTGAACGACTCAGTCAGCAGATCAGATCTAGAAGCACGATTCCGATGTGCCGAAGAAGCTATAAGTGGTTCACCAGGGTCTTCACCTACTCGTAACTGAGAGACTGGACTGATCGATCTTTTCCGTAAAATTGCCATCAGATTAGACAAGGGCTTCAGGCAGCAGTTACTGAGGCCTGAGCTGGAGTTAGAGATTTGTGCTCTGAAGGCCAGTTTGAAGATTTGACCTAACAGCAGACACCTGCCCTGGGAGTGAACGAGACAGACTGTAGACTCATTAAGAACTTTACATGAGATACCTCGGTTGGGCATGTATCTTCGAAGATGTGAAGTGTTTTGGTCGACAGGTTACCACTGATGAGAGATTCAAAGAGATCATGGAGGGCGCTGAAGAGGTGATAGCGAGTTGGTATCTAGTGGGTTATTTAATTTGTGGTTGGTCTTGGATGTCAGTGAATAAATCGCAGTTATTGGTGAGTTGCCTTAACGCCTTTCAAGTTGTCTCAGCACTGTGTTATATGCCTTAGGCAGATAGGTcttaggataagtttaggataggGATATTTTAAAAGGCCGTGTTTATTCGCTGTTcccccttcttccttcttctttcctctaTACCTCGCATTATCTCAATAACACATCTCAACACCTGAAGAATTaatatcaacaccaaaactaCAAGCCTTTTCTGAAAGCCATCGAATTAAAGCTTGCTATGACTTCTGAAGCAACTGACTTGACTGGCGCCTCGCCACTGACAGGTAAGTCAAGTACTTTCtcctttatataaactaataaatagaCTAGCAGGCATACCGCCTCCTGTGATAAAAAGAGAACAACCTCTACCACTAGCTACTGTCCCTCGAGAACAGGCATCGAAACAGAGCGCCTACTTTCTGTATAAGAAGGAGTGTCGCCTGGCCTGGATCAAGTACCTGGGCCTCCTAGGAAGGGTCAAACTCCGCGAGGGGCTTGACGGGCTCCCATTTTTTCACGGGATGCCCCCTGAGCTCCTGACGCAGGAGATCGATAAAGAAAGACTAGATATGATCCAGAAAGAAGCAATGAGAGACCCTAGGAATTCGCTGATCACCATCAGCAAAGTCTTGAACGTCCTCAGAGACCGCCCGCAGCAGTCCCATATCGCATGGAATGTAATCCAGCAAAGGCTATCCGATCCGCGTATTCAAATCAACGCCCCTATCATGAACAGATATTTGATGTAGGCCATCGAAAATTTCACCAAAGACCGGGACGTTATCAAGCGCTGGGAAGCCTTGGGCTCTAGAAACTCCATGCATCTCTTGAACTCTGCCCAGGCGTCGCCCGAGCAGGCTACGGCATACAAAGAAATCCAACCGCCTATGTTCCGCTTAGTGGGTATTCAAACAAACGAGGAAGACCCGGCCAGTTGCCCAGGCTACGTACTCTCTATAGCCTCTTTCGAAAGGTCAGTCTGGAAAGGGGAGAAGGCGTCCAATGAAATCGAGCGTCGACAGTGCGCCGATATGGCGCTGCGATCGTTGCAAAAGTTCATGGATTCACAAAAGAACGAAGAGGTGATCAATAAGATGATTGAGTTCCAGAAACATTATCAAGCTTTGGCGGCTCTGAGCTCGAAGTGAGCTCGAAGGGCAAGGGAAATGGGATCCGCGAATTGTGTTTACGAAGCGGACGGAAATAGGGGAAGGGATATTCTTGATATGAAGACGGAGGGAGATATTTTGCTACAGTGATGGAACAAGAACGAACAGTTGAGGGATGAAAGAAAGGGCTTATGAAAGTAGTTGAATTGATGATTTGGAACACCACATCTTGATGCTGTGATACAGCCAAAAGTTCTAAATATGCCGTAACACTGGCTAGAGGAGATGGAAATTTTGGACGCCTATCCCAATGACAAAAATATTCAAGCAAATTGAGTAGACCTTTATATTGCCTTGATTCAAGGTGCCAGATGTTTTCTTGCACCTTGAGGAAAGGCATCTCCTCCAACGTAACCTCACCATCGAAATAGAGAGCAACTTTCTATTCTCAAGCACTCGGGGCATATTTTAAAGTCCCTGCGCGTCCTCCATCCGGATTTGCCAGAACGACGTAGGCTCAATAACCTGGCAAGGCAAGTTCAGATGAAAAATGGCGTCCCCATGAGATCTAATGGTCTCTTTAAGACACTCGTGCCTGACTCTAAGCTCCACCAAATGGAGCTTAGCAACATCCTCCCATGCCTCCAGGACCTGTCGACTCATTTCAAGGTCTCAGGTTCCTCGCCAGGTGATATGGGCGTAGTGCTTTGTCCTGGTGTAGATGAATCCACAAGCCTCCCCTGTCCCTCCATTCCAGAGGACCATGGTGGTTAGGTTCGGCATTCGCAGTAAGAACTTTGCTGCGGTGATAAGAAGGCTATCAATGCGCTGGTCCTGTCCCTTTATACTCCGAAAGAGAAGACTTGATGCCAGGGAGAGAGATTTCAAGTGATCCCATGTCCATTCTTCCTCGCATGCCTCGAAGAAGTTCATAGCATCGACATAGAATGAGACAGAGAGTTCATCGAGGGTCAGACTTGTCTGAGCTGTgctcttggtgatgtcgacGAAATCGAACTCCGACATATATTCCGGAGAAATGCTGACGTAATTTCTATCTTGAAGGGCGCGCTCTGTGAGGTATTGTTTGGAATCCTGAAATATAATCAGTCTTTTGAGAGTCTCTGGCATGCCTGTGGAAATCAAAGCCCTCTCCCATGGATCCAGATAGATACTTGTATATTCAAAAGGCCATGGTTCGTAGATGAAATCCGTCAGGCGGCTGAATCTAGACAGAATATATTCGAGTTCCCAAAGCTCAAAATAATGACGGAATTGCCGATGGATCATGAAACGGGTGACTGCGCTGGCCTCGGGAATTCGTCGCCAGTTGGAATTGGGAAAATACTGCATGTCGATAGGCCCGAACAGCCGCTCATTTGCGGTAGAAGGTGGAAGTTTTGTCTGGACACCATTCTCCCAACCGTGTTTAGGGTCGT
This genomic window contains:
- the INO80 gene encoding putative DNA helicase ino80 → MTSTTNGASALTPYKSDLAAPSPPKPASASTSRANPMSFDSILSSSEPARKPKEQSPLISREAEVEIKQERDSKRDREPKRDSREPKQTKRSLEPEADHDTEVEKDVETEPEPFPGRDKERDPPAKKRGGRKSTKGRASDIRDAATPKNGRRLSIKKESPTPRLPAKRQANGLPKPKTWSAEMEKKIQNAETQIDNRASNLEPDEFDQQQYKERAQKRRRVMDQLDLEHGLSRRTAFATSTGKKLVLHAELGKRRYDDVFYDEALHEVREQEVYAEKERKKDMQRKRRREKSMAVTMEQKEAALARAEAAEDETERQKHLRDAERASKKAQQTKLILQKGIKGPARNLELNLEGGTMSSFQASDVESGEAGTPSGKRKGKGRSGPRLKKSKEQKQAEKDSAEAAQAALDAGEELPTKEENRVRIKIKKTKKDPSAETEKDKDDGDKTEDEPVEKKSKKSKDKDKEKVDDIPDNEKRFMSKGYNQIYDQIWRDMARKDVNKTFKLAVDSYATKASNLKKTAILASKEAKRWQLRTNKGTKDLQARAKRVMRDMMGFWKRNEREERDLRKAAEKQEIENARKEEADREAARQKRKLNFLISQTELYSHFIGKKIKTDEVERSTDNPDVAKDAHQIDQQKLDIDEPTGPVTGKVTNFENLDFEEGSEEALRAAAMANAQNAIAEAQKKARDFNNQGLDMDEEGEMNFQNPTGLGDVEIEQPKLINAQLKEYQLKGLNWLVNLYEQGINGILADEMGLGKTVQSISVMAYLAEKHDIWGPFLVVAPASTLHNWQQEIAKFVPEFKILPYWGGANDRKVLRKFWDRKHTTYRKDAPFHVCVTSYQLVVSDVAYFQKMRWQYMILDEAQAIKSSQSSRWKALLNFHCRNRLLLTGTPIQNNMQELWALLHFIMPSLFDSHDEFSEWFSKDIESHAQSNTKLNEDQLKRLHMILKPFMLRRVKKHVQKELGDKIEMDIFCDLTYRQRAYYSNLRNQINIMDLVEKATMGDDQDSGTLMNLVMQFRKVCNHPDLFERAEVNSPFACAYFAETASFVREGGEVAVGYSSRNLIEYELPRLIWRNGGRINKAGPDSQVAGWKNRALNHMMNVWSPDNIRESCDGSKAFSWLRFADTSPYEAYEATHQSLIVRAAKELQKRDRLGYMNVAYTDTEDQNYTPAHALFQIQARQNRKPLADITSEGVLTQLMNVAQSDYNESGLGRLEPAGRPRASAPPIQVSCRSWGSEAERSEALFNAPIRKILYGPTFFEEKALVEKKLPMELWPTREMLPKPDHEKKGFTNISVPSMRRFVTDSGKLAKLDELLFKLKSEGHRVLLYFQMTRMIDMMEEYLTYRNYKYCRLDGSTKLEDRRDTVHDFQTRPEIFIFLLSTRAGGLGINLTSADTVIFYDSDWNPTIDSQAMDRAHRLGQTKQVTVYRLITRGTIEERIRKRAMQKEEVQRVVIQGGGASVDFSGRRAPENRNRDIAMWLADDEQAEMIERREKELLESGELEKQQKKKSGKRRKAENTASLDEMYHEGEGNFDDGSKGLSGTATPATAATPGDSDSKGKKGRKGTKRAKTAKQRLAIADGMME
- a CDS encoding hypothetical protein (EggNog:ENOG41) — protein: MTSEATDLTGASPLTGIPPPVIKREQPLPLATVPREQASKQSAYFLYKKECRLAWIKYLGLLGRVKLREGLDGLPFFHGMPPELLTQEIDKERLDMIQKEAMRDPRNSLITISKVLNVLRDRPQQSHIAWNAIENFTKDRDVIKRWEALGSRNSMHLLNSAQASPEQATAYKEIQPPMFRLVGIQTNEEDPASCPGYVLSIASFERSVWKGEKASNEIERRQCADMALRSLQKFMDSQKNEEVINKMIEFQKHYQALAALSSK
- a CDS encoding hypothetical protein (EggNog:ENOG41); the encoded protein is MAKPSLRPSCLEDFEQAVARQRDLVRHIYLNVDLTEYECSSCENVYDINIPRENNRLMDNAVSKLLMILSTWNTTLPLTLELNASSASDSKHWFKNFRFNDEHDAPYAQDPVIPMEATHSDWHDPKHGWENGVQTKLPPSTANERLFGPIDMQYFPNSNWRRIPEASAVTRFMIHRQFRHYFELWELEYILSRFSRLTDFIYEPWPFEYTSIYLDPWERALISTGMPETLKRLIIFQDSKQYLTERALQDRNYVSISPEYMSEFDFVDITKSTAQTSLTLDELSVSFYVDAMNFFEACEEEWTWDHLKSLSLASSLLFRSIKGQDQRIDSLLITAAKFLLRMPNLTTMVLWNGGTGEACGFIYTRTKHYAHITWRGT